The following proteins come from a genomic window of Rutidosis leptorrhynchoides isolate AG116_Rl617_1_P2 chromosome 10, CSIRO_AGI_Rlap_v1, whole genome shotgun sequence:
- the LOC139871773 gene encoding remorin 4.2-like, which translates to MFIQTSTTATTTRQPPQEDEDDDDNIREIHALTPQPQLQPRRQEAWERSSNLSVASTESENFTTISREFNALVLAGNNINVNEHHESISNLERIREEEFVRETNPLAIVPDTNPRMASPTRRMSLISTSGSSISDGSSMQRVKKEEVESKISAWQNSKIAKINNRFKRDDAIIQGWENEQVQKSTSWMKKVERKLEEKRAKAMEKMQNDVAKARRKAEERRATAEAKRGTKVAKVMDIANLMRAVGRAPTKRSFF; encoded by the exons ATGTTTATTCAAACTTCTACAACTGCAACTACAACACGACAACCACcacaagaagatgaagatgatgatgataacatAAGAGAAATACATGCTCTAACACCACAACCACAACTACAACCTCGTCGTCAAGAAGCTTGGGAACGATCATCAAATCTCTCGGTCGCAAGCACAGAAAGCGAAAATTTCACTACCATAAGTAGGGAATTTAACGCTTTAGTGCTTGCAGGCAACAATATAAATGTTAATGAACACCACGAATCGATTAGTAACTTGGAGCGAATTAGGGAAGAAGAATTTGTTAGAGAAACTAATCCTTTGGCAATTGTGCCGGATACTAATCCAAGAATGGCGTCCCCAACTAGACGAATGAGTTTGATAAGTACAAGTGGGAGTAGTATTAGTGATGGGTCGTCGATGCAACGAGTGAAAAAAGAGGAGGTGGAATCGAAAATATCGGCTTGGCAAAACTCTAAGATTGCTAAAATTAATAATCGATTTAAGAGGGACGATGCGATTATTCAAGGATGGGAGAACGAGCAGGTTCAAAAGTCTACATCATGGATGAAGAAAGTTGAG CGAAAATTGGAGGAGAAACGAGCAAAAGCAATGGAGAAGATGCAGAACGACGTGGCGAAAGCAAGAAGAAAAGCAGAAGAGAGACGAGCAACGGCAGAAGCCAAAAGAGGAACCAAAGTGGCTAAAGTTATGGATATAGCCAACTTGATGAGGGCTGTTGGTCGAGCTCCTACAAAACGCTCTTTCTTTTAA